One Bombus fervidus isolate BK054 chromosome 5, iyBomFerv1, whole genome shotgun sequence DNA window includes the following coding sequences:
- the Bicd gene encoding microtubule-associated protein Bicaudal D isoform X1, which yields MATTEGVTIEELRIEIERLSRELDLASTEKIQSAQYGLALLEEKSALQQRCNDLEALYENTKHELEITQEALAKFQTTTKLTTKSGIEQEETLLSESAARETSLQTQIIELENEAKQLRHELELVQAERDHALQEREEVGKDHQQAEAERKSLRTMLRECRFREARLLQDYSELEDENISLQKQVSGLRSSQVEFEGAKHEIRRLTEEVELLNSQVEELTNLKKIAEKQMEEALESLQAEREAKYALKKELDQRINSESIYNLSNLALSIRGITEDQTICSDGEDDSPALRRIEADLKTQEPGTSATDKQVDLFSEIHLNELKKLEKQLELAESEKAHLTQNLRESQYAVEKSQNELQSFVARIVQLAAHVQSLHHLHSKLPEKQTEETTLDKLNQAIMQYHQWSTMSAREVNQLQKDLADLENGLTISDSTQQLRTELTNLRNKIPESEKSLREKLLDTEQRSIQLESDISILSKLAVEAGGFLDSAQNDLQNISDELAQLYHHVCTVNGEIPSRVVLDHEKIVPEKEEENGKIEWCRTLFKTDIQIKDLESLSKAKEVAKHIETAMDQIKHLRSAVEHTIELSKVKGMQSNVCNVCEGSVNENKAEVADLQEQVIRLKALLSAKREQIATLRTVLKSNKNTAEVALTNLKGKYENEKSIVNETMLKLRNELRMLKENAATFSSLRAMFAARCEEYVTQVDELQRQLAAAEDDRKTLNSLLRLAVQQKLVLTMKLEELEVDRELRNTRRHAASANGRGRMRMSQQTNRPHLGRDFF from the exons ATGGCCACGACAGAAGGAGTCACGATAGAGGAACTCAGGATCGAGATCGAAAGGCTATCACGGGAACTAGATTTAGCTTCTACGGAAAAAATACAATCTGCTCAATACGGTCTCGCTTTGCTCGAGGAGAAGTCCGCCCTGCAACAAAGATGCAACGATCTCGAGGCCCTCTACGAAAACACGAAACACGAGCTAGAAATCACGCAAGAG GCTTTAGCAAAATTTCAGACAACCACAAAATTAACTACAAAAAGTGGTATAGAACAAGAAGAGACTCTTCTTAGCGAAAGTGCCGCAAGAGAAACATCTCTTCAGACACAGATCATCGAATTGGAAAATGAAGCCAAACAG tTACGTCATGAATTGGAACTTGTGCAAGCAGAACGCGATCATGCGCTGCAAGAACGCGAAGAAGTTGGAAAAGATCATCAACAAGCAGAGGCAGAAAGAAAATCCTTACGTACTATGTTACGTGAATGTAGATTTCGAGAAGCTCGACTTCTCCAAGACTATTCGGAATTGGAAGATGAGAATATTTCATTACAGAAACAAGTGTCTGGTTTAAGATCCAGTCAAGTAGAATTTGAAGGTGCCAAACATGAAATAAGGAGATTGACAGAAGAGGTGGAACTTCTAAATAGTCAAGTTGaagaattaacaaatttaaaaaagattgcCGAGAAGCAAATGGAAGAAGCGCTTGAATCTTTACAAGCTGAGCGCGAAGCGAAATATGCTCTTAAGAAGGAGTTGGATCAAAGAATTAATAGTGAATCAATTTATAATCTTAGCAATCTTGCACTTTCTATTAGAGGAATTACGGAAGATCAAACAATATGTAGTGATGGGGAAGATGATTCTCCTGCATTACGTAGAATTGAAGCAGACTTAAAAACTCAAGAACCAGGGACTTCTGCTACTGATAAACAAGTTGATTTATTCTCTGAGATTCATTTGAATGAAttgaagaaattagaaaaacaaTTGGAATTAGCAGAATCTGAGAAAGCTCATCTTACGCAAAATTTGCGGGAGTCGCAATATGCAGTTGAGAAAAGTCAGAATGAATTACAGTCCTTTGTTGCGCGTATAGTGCAACTAGCAGCTCATGTGCAGTCATTACATCACCTTCACTCCAAGTTACCTGAAAAACAAACTGAAGAAACAACATTAGATAAGTTGAATCag GCGATAATGCAGTATCATCAATGGAGCACTATGTCCGCGCGTGAAGTGAATCAACTACAAAAGGATTTGGCTGACTTAGAAAATGGTTTAACTATATCTGATTCAACTCAACAACTGCGTACAGAATTAACAAATCTTAGAAACAAg ATCCCCGAGTCAGAGAAGAGCCTTCGAGAAAAG CTTTTAGATACAGAACAGAGAAGCATACAACTTGAATCCGATATTTCTATTCTCTCAAAACTTGCAGTGGAAGCTGGTGGTTTTCTTGATTCTGCACAAAACGATTTGCAAAATATCTCTGACGAATTAGCGCAACTTTATCATCATGTTTGCACCGTTAATGGAGAAATTCCTTCACGGGTGGTCCTCGATCACGAGAAGATCGTCccagagaaggaagaagagaatgGAAAGATAGAATGGTGTCGGACTTTGTTTAAAACCGACATTCAAATCAAGGACTTAGAAAGTCTGAGTAAAGCGAAAGAAGTCGCCAAACATATAGAAACTGCGATGGATCAAATAAAACACCTTCGAAGTGCCGTAGAGCATACGATCGAACTTTCCAAAGTTAAAGGAATGCAGTCGAATGTCTGTAACGTTTGCGAGG GTTCAGTGAATGAGAACAAGGCGGAAGTAGCAGATTTACAAGAACAAGTAATTAGATTGAAGGCCTTGTTATCGGCTAAACGCGAGCAAATCGCGACTTTGAGAACGGTGCTTAAATCGAACAAGAATACCGCAGAAGTAGCACTTACGAATTTGAAGGGCAAATATGAAAATGAGAAGAGTATCGTTAATGAGACTATGTTGAAACTGAGGAATGAACTTAGaatgttaaaagaaaatgCCGCAACATTCTCAA GTTTGCGTGCGATGTTTGCCGCACGTTGCGAAGAATATGTGACACAAGTTGACGAGCTCCAACGTCAATTAGCCGCTGCAGAAGACGATAGAAAAACATTGAACTCCCTGTTACGTCTGGCCGTGCAGCAAAAACTCGTTTTGACTATGAAATTGGAAGAACTGGAGGTCGATCGAGAATTACGGAATACTCGAAGACACGCCGCTAGTGCAAATGGACGAGGTAGAATGCGAATGTCGCAACAGACGAACCGTCCTCATTTAGGCAGAGATTTCTTCTAG
- the Bicd gene encoding microtubule-associated protein Bicaudal D isoform X2 has product MATTEGVTIEELRIEIERLSRELDLASTEKIQSAQYGLALLEEKSALQQRCNDLEALYENTKHELEITQEALAKFQTTTKLTTKSGIEQEETLLSESAARETSLQTQIIELENEAKQLRHELELVQAERDHALQEREEVGKDHQQAEAERKSLRTMLRECRFREARLLQDYSELEDENISLQKQVSGLRSSQVEFEGAKHEIRRLTEEVELLNSQVEELTNLKKIAEKQMEEALESLQAEREAKYALKKELDQRINSESIYNLSNLALSIRGITEDQTICSDGEDDSPALRRIEADLKTQEPGTSATDKQVDLFSEIHLNELKKLEKQLELAESEKAHLTQNLRESQYAVEKSQNELQSFVARIVQLAAHVQSLHHLHSKLPEKQTEETTLDKLNQAIMQYHQWSTMSAREVNQLQKDLADLENGLTISDSTQQLRTELTNLRNKLLDTEQRSIQLESDISILSKLAVEAGGFLDSAQNDLQNISDELAQLYHHVCTVNGEIPSRVVLDHEKIVPEKEEENGKIEWCRTLFKTDIQIKDLESLSKAKEVAKHIETAMDQIKHLRSAVEHTIELSKVKGMQSNVCNVCEGSVNENKAEVADLQEQVIRLKALLSAKREQIATLRTVLKSNKNTAEVALTNLKGKYENEKSIVNETMLKLRNELRMLKENAATFSSLRAMFAARCEEYVTQVDELQRQLAAAEDDRKTLNSLLRLAVQQKLVLTMKLEELEVDRELRNTRRHAASANGRGRMRMSQQTNRPHLGRDFF; this is encoded by the exons ATGGCCACGACAGAAGGAGTCACGATAGAGGAACTCAGGATCGAGATCGAAAGGCTATCACGGGAACTAGATTTAGCTTCTACGGAAAAAATACAATCTGCTCAATACGGTCTCGCTTTGCTCGAGGAGAAGTCCGCCCTGCAACAAAGATGCAACGATCTCGAGGCCCTCTACGAAAACACGAAACACGAGCTAGAAATCACGCAAGAG GCTTTAGCAAAATTTCAGACAACCACAAAATTAACTACAAAAAGTGGTATAGAACAAGAAGAGACTCTTCTTAGCGAAAGTGCCGCAAGAGAAACATCTCTTCAGACACAGATCATCGAATTGGAAAATGAAGCCAAACAG tTACGTCATGAATTGGAACTTGTGCAAGCAGAACGCGATCATGCGCTGCAAGAACGCGAAGAAGTTGGAAAAGATCATCAACAAGCAGAGGCAGAAAGAAAATCCTTACGTACTATGTTACGTGAATGTAGATTTCGAGAAGCTCGACTTCTCCAAGACTATTCGGAATTGGAAGATGAGAATATTTCATTACAGAAACAAGTGTCTGGTTTAAGATCCAGTCAAGTAGAATTTGAAGGTGCCAAACATGAAATAAGGAGATTGACAGAAGAGGTGGAACTTCTAAATAGTCAAGTTGaagaattaacaaatttaaaaaagattgcCGAGAAGCAAATGGAAGAAGCGCTTGAATCTTTACAAGCTGAGCGCGAAGCGAAATATGCTCTTAAGAAGGAGTTGGATCAAAGAATTAATAGTGAATCAATTTATAATCTTAGCAATCTTGCACTTTCTATTAGAGGAATTACGGAAGATCAAACAATATGTAGTGATGGGGAAGATGATTCTCCTGCATTACGTAGAATTGAAGCAGACTTAAAAACTCAAGAACCAGGGACTTCTGCTACTGATAAACAAGTTGATTTATTCTCTGAGATTCATTTGAATGAAttgaagaaattagaaaaacaaTTGGAATTAGCAGAATCTGAGAAAGCTCATCTTACGCAAAATTTGCGGGAGTCGCAATATGCAGTTGAGAAAAGTCAGAATGAATTACAGTCCTTTGTTGCGCGTATAGTGCAACTAGCAGCTCATGTGCAGTCATTACATCACCTTCACTCCAAGTTACCTGAAAAACAAACTGAAGAAACAACATTAGATAAGTTGAATCag GCGATAATGCAGTATCATCAATGGAGCACTATGTCCGCGCGTGAAGTGAATCAACTACAAAAGGATTTGGCTGACTTAGAAAATGGTTTAACTATATCTGATTCAACTCAACAACTGCGTACAGAATTAACAAATCTTAGAAACAAg CTTTTAGATACAGAACAGAGAAGCATACAACTTGAATCCGATATTTCTATTCTCTCAAAACTTGCAGTGGAAGCTGGTGGTTTTCTTGATTCTGCACAAAACGATTTGCAAAATATCTCTGACGAATTAGCGCAACTTTATCATCATGTTTGCACCGTTAATGGAGAAATTCCTTCACGGGTGGTCCTCGATCACGAGAAGATCGTCccagagaaggaagaagagaatgGAAAGATAGAATGGTGTCGGACTTTGTTTAAAACCGACATTCAAATCAAGGACTTAGAAAGTCTGAGTAAAGCGAAAGAAGTCGCCAAACATATAGAAACTGCGATGGATCAAATAAAACACCTTCGAAGTGCCGTAGAGCATACGATCGAACTTTCCAAAGTTAAAGGAATGCAGTCGAATGTCTGTAACGTTTGCGAGG GTTCAGTGAATGAGAACAAGGCGGAAGTAGCAGATTTACAAGAACAAGTAATTAGATTGAAGGCCTTGTTATCGGCTAAACGCGAGCAAATCGCGACTTTGAGAACGGTGCTTAAATCGAACAAGAATACCGCAGAAGTAGCACTTACGAATTTGAAGGGCAAATATGAAAATGAGAAGAGTATCGTTAATGAGACTATGTTGAAACTGAGGAATGAACTTAGaatgttaaaagaaaatgCCGCAACATTCTCAA GTTTGCGTGCGATGTTTGCCGCACGTTGCGAAGAATATGTGACACAAGTTGACGAGCTCCAACGTCAATTAGCCGCTGCAGAAGACGATAGAAAAACATTGAACTCCCTGTTACGTCTGGCCGTGCAGCAAAAACTCGTTTTGACTATGAAATTGGAAGAACTGGAGGTCGATCGAGAATTACGGAATACTCGAAGACACGCCGCTAGTGCAAATGGACGAGGTAGAATGCGAATGTCGCAACAGACGAACCGTCCTCATTTAGGCAGAGATTTCTTCTAG
- the Cnbp gene encoding CCHC-type zinc finger nucleic acid binding protein yields the protein MSSSACYKCNRMGHYARECPQGGGGGGRGDRGRDREGGFARGRDKCYKCNQFGHFARECKEDQDLCYRCQGVGHIAKDCQQGPEMSCYNCNKTGHMARSCPEGGNDSGRFGMQSCYNCNKTGHFARNCTEVGGKACYTCGKPGHLSRECDQDDRK from the exons atgaGTTCAAGTGCTTGTTATAAATGTAACCGAATGGGTCACTATGCACGGGAGTGTCCACAAGGTGGTGGAGGTGGAGGTAGAGGTGACCGTGGCCGTGATCGAGAAGGTGGCTTTGCCCGTGGTCGTGACAAGTGCTACAAGTGTAACCAATTTGGACACTTTGCACGAGAATGTAAAGAAGATCAAGACCTTTGCTACCGTTGCCAAGGTGTAGGGCACATTGCAAAAGACTGTCAACAG GGGCCTGAAATGAGCTGTTACAACTGCAACAAGACTGGTCATATGGCGCGTAGCTGCCCCGAAGGTGGTAACGATTCTGGACGCTTTGGAATGCAAAGttgctataattgtaataaaacagGTCATTTTGCTCGTAACTGCACCGAAGTCGGAGGAAAAGCATGCTATACTTGTGGCAAGCCTGGTCATTTAAGCCGTGAATGTGATCAGGATGACAGAAAGTAG
- the Spf45 gene encoding splicing factor 45 produces the protein MSLYDDFDKHRTSEKVVGWSSSIKLLQSQLQLKKAATTQPKREQYRKATAVLAPVIDLKSKANRNTEREDDGPHNNPLSSGTVSSIGVGGEFDWNVINEYDPMWPNEYDKVVKELRDLRDREHDQETEMRKRRRDNSRFEDTQASSGNSTMIPPERDEERTPTSRGIAGGAAIAPPPSLQESSELPPPTPRPPTSIGYATSSVAAKIMAKYGFKEGQGLGKKEQGMSVALQVEKTSKRGGRIVGEREQLMPPPPPVAVSPPPTQQQVAPLQSSEEPSITEIMKSPSKVVLLRNMVGPGEVDDDLEPEVKDECNTKYGDVARVIIHEVTEAAPEEAVRIFVEFKRIESAIKAVVDLNGRFFGGRQVKAGFYSSEKLDSLQLMD, from the exons ATGTCTCTATACGACGATTTTGACAAACACAGAACATCGGAAAAAGTAGTTGGATGGTCATCTAGtatcaaattattacaatCTCAACTACAATTAAAAAAGGCTGCCACTACACAG CCAAAACGCGAACAATATAGAAAAGCAACAGCAGTATTAGCACCTGTGATAGATTTAAAGTCAAAAGCCAATCGGAACACAGAAAGAGAAGATGATGGGCCACATAATAATCCACTCTCTTCTGGTACTGTTAGCAGTATTGGAGTAGGAGGTGAATTTGATTGGAATGTAATAAATGAATACGATCCTATGTGGCCTAATGAATATGATAAAGTTGTAAAGGAACTAAGAGATTTACGTGATAGAGAACACGATCAAGAGACTGAAATGCGCAAACGTAGACGAGACAATTCACGTTTTGAAGATACACAG GCTTCCTCTGGGAATAGTACAATGATTCCCCCTGAAAGAGATGAGGAAAGAACTCCTACATCAAGAGGTATTGCCGGGGGAGCAGCTATAGCACCACCACCTTCCCTACAAGAATCTTCTGAGCTTCCACCTCCAACACCAAGACCACCAACTAGTATAGGTTATGCTACATCATCGGTAGCAGCAAAAATAATGGCTAAATATGGTTTCAAAGAAGGACAAGGACTTGGTAAAAAGGAACAGGGAATGTCTGTTGCTTTACAAGTAGAAAAAACTAGTAAACGAGGTGGAAGAATTGTTGGAGAAAGAGAACAACTTAtgccaccaccaccacctgtTGCTGTTTCTCCACCTCCAACACAACAGCAAGTTGCACCTTTACAATCTTCGGAAGAACCTAGCATTACTGAAATAATGAAATCTCCGAGTAAG gttgtattattacgtaatatggtTGGTCCTGGAGAAGTGGATGATGATCTTGAACCTGAAGTTAAAGACGAATGTAATACGAAGTATGGCGATGTAGCGCGTGTTATTATTCATGAAGTAACAGAAGCTGCTCCAGAAGAAGCTGTTAGGATCTTCGtggaatttaaaagaatagaaaGTGCTATTAAAGCTGTAGTTGATTTAAATGGACGCTTTTTTGGTGGAAGACAAGTTAAAGCAGGTTTTTATTCCAGTGAAAAGCTTGATAGTTTACAATTAATGGACTAA
- the Alg2 gene encoding alpha-1,3/1,6-mannosyltransferase Alg2 produces the protein MTRVTFLHPDLGIGGAERLVVDAALSLKKQGYEVNFVTTHHDSEHCFSETKDGTIPVTVVGSWLPRHILGRFFALFAYIRMIYAASYIVFCENRPDIVFCDLVSACIPILRLRIPYIIFYCHYPDQLLSQPEGLSKQLYRIPLNYLEEITTGMAHKIFVNSLYTRSVFKDTFKRLTIEPEVLYPSINTDYFDKARIIPLERVLDKRLPPNSTILLSINRYERKKNLGLAIEALSELKKYLKEEEYNKVYLIMAGGYDKRVEENVEHYLELIGLADELNVTDKIIFLRSPSDIDKVSILYHCMVLLYTPPNEHFGIVPLEAMYMSKPVIAHNSGGPKESVVSGITGFLVDLSGDAFALKIADLIKNPEYVQQFGDAGKVRFMETFSYAAFSAQLNKTIEDLIDNKKVK, from the exons atgacACGAGTAACATTTTTACATCCGGATCTTGGCATAGGAGGAGCAGAAAGATTGGTAGTTGATGCTGcattatctttaaaaaaacAAGGTTATGAGGTTAATTTCGTGACAACTCATCACGATTCGGAACATTGTTTCTCTGAAACAAAAGATGGAACAATTCCTGTTACGGTTGTTGGAAGTTGGTTGCCCAGGCATATCTTGGGTAGATTCTTTGCACTTTTTGCTTATATTCGTATG ATATATGCAGCTAGCTACATCGTTTTCTGTGAAAATCGGCCAGACATTGTATTCTGTGATCTAGTTTCTGCATGCATCCCTATACTTCGGTTACGAATTccatacataattttttattgtcatTATCCAGATCAATTACTTTCACAGCCAGAGGGTCTTAGTAAACAATTGTATCGTATACCCCTTAATTATCTGGAAGAAATAACAACTGGAATGgcacataaaatatttgtaaatagtCTATATACACGTTCAGTGTTTAAGGATACTTTTAAGAGATTAACTATTGAACCTGAGGTTTTATATCCCTCTATCAATACAGACTATTTTGATAAAGCTCGAATAATACCTTTAGAAAGAGTACTTGATAAAAGGTTACCACCAAATAGTACTATATTACTATCTATCAACAGGTATGaacgtaaaaaaaatttgGGGCTAGCAATAGAAGCACTATCAGAGCTCAAAAAGTacttaaaagaagaagaatacaataaagtatatttaattatggcTGGTGGATATGATAAAAGAGTTGAAGAAAATGTAGAAcattatttagaattaatagGTCTTGCTGATGAGCTAAATGTtacagataaaataatatttcttcgttctcCTTCAGATATTGATAAAGtatctattttatatcattgtaTGGTTTTATTATATACGCCTCCAAATGAACATTTTGGTATTGTACCACTTGAAGCAATGTACATGAGTAAACCAGTAATTGCACATAATTCTGGTGGTCCAAAAGAATCTGTTGTTTCTGGAATTACTGGATTTTTGGTTGATTTATCTGGTGATGCATTTGCTCTGAAAATAgctgatttaattaaaaatccagAATATGTTCAGCAATTTGGTGATGCAGGCAAAGTTAGATTTATGGAAACTTTCAGTTATGCTGCATTTAGTGCTCAATTGAACAAAACAATTGAAGACTTAATTGACAATAagaaagtaaagtaa
- the LOC139987540 gene encoding malectin-A: MAVLCEVYFLTISTLLFVLCVQSLQSLEVIYAINAGGEAHTDSYGIHYTKDPLMSKVGTGSDYGKQLIIGRVNAVDQILYQTERYHHSTFGYDIPIIEDGDYVMILKFCEVYFNSPNMKVFDVVLNGDHTVVTDLDIFEKVGRGVAHDEYIPFKVQAGKLIYNEEESDILAGKIRVEFIKSYRDNPKINAIAVVKGNIEDVPQLGPIPQEPEEYHNIQEDEEESTVRSRHTSGPRTPDPYLTDNSTLLLPIFVALGAFIPLLFCLCKL; this comes from the exons atggctGTGTTATGTGAAGTATACTTTCTGACGATATCAACATTATTATTTGTCCTTTGTGTACAAAGTTTGCAAAGTTTAGAAGTAATATATGCAATAAATGCTGGTGGAGAGGCACATACTGATAGTTATGGAATTCATTATACCAAAGATCCTTTAATGAGTAAAGTTGGAACAGGATCCGATTATGGCAAGCAGTTAATTATTGGACGAGTAAATGCAGTCGATCAGATTTTATACCAAACTGAACGATATCATCATAGTACATTTGGATATGATATTCCGATCATCGAGGATGGAGATTATGTTATGATATTAAAGTTCTGTGAAGTTTATTTCAACTCTCCTAATATGAAG GTGTTTGATGTTGTATTAAATGGAGACCATACTGTTGTTACCGACTTAGATATCTTTGAGAAAGTTGGACGTGGTGTAGCACACGACGAATATATTCCATTTAAAGTTCAAGCTGGGAAGTTAATATACAACGAAGAAGAGTCTGATATATTAGCTGGAAAAATTAGAgttgaatttataaaa AGTTACAGAGACAACCCAAAGATAAACGCTATTGCTGTAGTAAAAGGAAATATAGAAG ACGTGCCACAGTTGGGCCCGATTCCTCAAGAACCGGAAGAATATCACAATATACAAGAAGACGAGGAGGAGTCTACAGTTCGTAGTCGACATACAAGTGGCCCCAGAACTCCAGATCCTTATTTGACGGATAATTCCACACTATTGTTACCAATATTTGTAGCTCTTGGGGCATTTATTCCTTTACTATTTTGCCTATGTAAACTATAG